In Psychrobacter immobilis, a single genomic region encodes these proteins:
- a CDS encoding methyltransferase translates to MLQTEKQYVQWQENETLRNALWLSESNHMPPARIVLVDDTTTADDAYRLACEGSSLLWRGDFHNARQLLQALGRRIDRTNERSELRKAKKAAKSTTKSDSSNSKEIPNLFHQQRQLQAQRSRILSRLLLELDASYVSQLRRAPDVSAACTAAFGPLDKAMDESCVLSFRDLQGALGAAGWREKGVPIDSLGLSIFPHYGVFAPTRHEYVQLLLDAPLPASYDVAYDIGTGTGLLAIILAQRGVPQVIATDLNPRALACANENFKRLELPAVRLQQADLYPTDAPLANLIVCNPPWLPAKPSSSLEYAVYDAKSAMLRGVLQGAKQHLAEHGELWLIMSDLAEHLQLRTRDELLGLFADAGLAVKYRLDTQPKHGRSQDNIDPLHVARSAEVTSLWCLTLI, encoded by the coding sequence GTGTTACAAACAGAAAAGCAGTATGTACAATGGCAAGAAAACGAGACTCTACGTAATGCCCTTTGGTTGTCTGAAAGCAATCATATGCCACCTGCGCGCATTGTATTGGTCGATGATACAACGACCGCAGATGATGCTTACCGCTTGGCTTGCGAAGGCAGCTCACTGCTGTGGCGCGGTGACTTTCATAATGCACGCCAGTTGCTACAAGCGCTCGGTCGTCGCATAGATCGTACCAATGAGCGCTCTGAGCTGCGTAAAGCAAAAAAAGCGGCTAAATCTACAACAAAATCTGATTCAAGCAACTCTAAAGAAATACCTAATCTATTTCATCAGCAGCGCCAACTGCAAGCGCAGCGTTCGCGCATATTGAGCCGTTTGCTATTAGAGCTTGATGCCAGTTATGTCAGCCAACTACGCCGCGCCCCCGATGTCAGTGCAGCTTGTACAGCCGCTTTTGGCCCACTAGATAAGGCAATGGATGAGTCTTGTGTGCTGTCATTTCGTGACTTGCAAGGTGCACTTGGTGCAGCAGGATGGCGCGAAAAAGGTGTCCCAATAGACAGCTTAGGATTATCAATTTTCCCACATTATGGCGTCTTTGCACCAACTCGTCATGAGTATGTGCAGCTATTGCTCGATGCACCGTTACCAGCGAGCTATGATGTCGCTTATGATATCGGTACTGGCACGGGATTGCTGGCTATTATCTTAGCGCAGCGCGGTGTTCCGCAAGTGATAGCAACGGATTTGAATCCACGTGCTTTGGCCTGTGCTAACGAGAACTTTAAACGGTTAGAGCTGCCTGCCGTACGATTGCAGCAAGCCGATTTATATCCGACTGATGCCCCACTCGCCAATCTGATTGTCTGCAATCCGCCTTGGTTACCTGCTAAGCCAAGCTCGTCTCTTGAGTACGCCGTCTATGATGCCAAGAGCGCGATGCTACGTGGCGTTCTACAAGGTGCCAAACAGCACTTAGCTGAGCACGGCGAGCTCTGGTTAATAATGTCGGACTTAGCTGAGCACCTGCAATTGCGCACCCGTGATGAGTTATTAGGCTTGTTTGCCGATGCTGGATTGGCAGTAAAATATCGTCTGGATACCCAACCTAAGCATGGTCGCAGCCAAGATAATATTGATCCTCTACATGTCGCGCGCAGTGCTGAAGTCACTTCATTATGGTGTTTAACGCTTATCTAA
- the sstT gene encoding serine/threonine transporter SstT: protein MYSFFAMYKRIGLVPLIIIGLIAGVLIGWLAPDIGIALGLLGTLFVGALKAVAPILVFVLVMAAISQHRSGNEVYVKPVLIMYMFGTFLAALTAVGASFLFPTELVLVNATIEQVPPANLKEVLTNLLLNLVANPVNAIAEANYIGILAWAIIIGFALRQASDTTRTVVGDFSDAISQVVKWVIALAPFGILGLVANTVAETGFAALAGYARILMVLVGCMLFIALIANPIIVLIKTGKNPYPLVFKCLRESGITAFFTRSSAANIPVNMNLARKLGLHEDTYSVTIPLGATINMAGAAITINVLTLAAAHTLGIEVTFASALLLSLVATISACGASGVAGGSLLLIPLAASLFSIPNDIAMQVVAIGFIIGVIQDSAETALNSSTDVLFTAAADPKYAR from the coding sequence ATGTATTCATTTTTTGCGATGTATAAGCGCATTGGTCTAGTACCACTTATTATTATCGGTTTGATAGCGGGAGTATTGATAGGTTGGTTGGCACCAGATATCGGTATTGCCTTAGGATTGTTGGGTACCTTATTTGTAGGAGCACTAAAAGCCGTTGCACCCATACTGGTATTTGTGTTGGTCATGGCGGCCATTAGCCAACATCGCAGCGGTAATGAAGTCTACGTCAAGCCTGTGCTTATCATGTATATGTTTGGCACTTTTTTAGCCGCACTAACGGCAGTTGGCGCGAGCTTTTTATTTCCGACAGAACTGGTATTGGTCAACGCCACAATTGAGCAAGTCCCACCAGCCAACCTCAAAGAAGTACTGACCAATCTACTGCTAAATCTGGTCGCAAACCCAGTTAATGCCATCGCTGAAGCCAACTATATTGGTATATTAGCGTGGGCAATTATCATCGGTTTCGCCCTGCGTCAAGCCAGTGATACCACACGCACTGTGGTCGGTGATTTTTCTGACGCCATCTCCCAAGTGGTGAAGTGGGTCATTGCCCTAGCACCTTTTGGTATATTGGGTTTGGTTGCCAACACCGTCGCTGAGACAGGCTTTGCGGCTTTGGCAGGTTATGCGCGTATTTTGATGGTACTGGTCGGTTGTATGTTATTTATCGCTTTGATTGCTAATCCTATTATTGTACTGATCAAAACGGGCAAAAACCCTTATCCGCTAGTATTCAAATGCTTGCGTGAGTCAGGGATTACCGCATTCTTTACGCGTAGCTCGGCTGCCAATATTCCCGTCAATATGAACCTTGCCCGCAAACTGGGTCTACACGAAGATACTTATTCGGTAACAATTCCACTGGGTGCGACCATTAATATGGCAGGCGCGGCGATTACAATTAACGTCTTAACGCTTGCAGCCGCGCATACACTCGGTATTGAAGTGACCTTTGCCTCAGCACTGCTACTCAGTTTGGTTGCAACCATTAGTGCTTGCGGTGCCTCTGGTGTCGCTGGTGGTTCATTATTGCTTATACCATTGGCAGCGAGCTTATTTAGTATTCCAAACGATATCGCTATGCAAGTGGTTGCGATTGGCTTTATTATTGGTGTGATACAGGATTCGGCAGAAACGGCGTTGAACTCTTCAACGGATGTACTGTTTACCGCAGCAGCTGATCCAAAATATGCGCGTTAA
- a CDS encoding cysteine hydrolase family protein produces the protein MTNKLASTPSTLLEIAGGQFDTLDWSNCAVVFIDYQNEYVDGAMPLGQAGTNAIENARLLLDKARKQNVPIFHIAHHGADNGNVFDPLSSNVEIIAELQPKDSETVIVKKNPNAFHDTQLQALISAAQKQQIIFAGFMSHMCVSSSVRAAFDLGFDSFVCHDACATRDLPDYKKEKISADTIHATAMAALQDRFAALVATDELVNS, from the coding sequence ATGACAAATAAACTTGCTTCTACCCCTTCTACTTTACTTGAAATCGCTGGTGGTCAATTTGATACGCTCGATTGGTCAAATTGCGCCGTGGTTTTTATTGACTATCAAAACGAATATGTCGATGGGGCGATGCCATTGGGGCAAGCTGGTACGAACGCCATTGAAAATGCGCGACTATTGCTAGACAAAGCTCGTAAACAGAACGTTCCTATCTTCCATATTGCGCATCATGGCGCAGATAATGGCAACGTTTTTGATCCTTTGTCATCTAACGTCGAGATTATCGCTGAATTACAACCAAAGGATAGCGAAACCGTCATCGTCAAAAAAAATCCCAATGCGTTCCATGATACCCAGCTTCAAGCACTTATTTCAGCTGCGCAAAAACAGCAAATTATTTTTGCAGGCTTTATGAGTCATATGTGTGTTAGCTCAAGCGTGAGAGCCGCCTTTGATTTAGGCTTTGACAGTTTCGTTTGCCATGATGCTTGTGCCACTCGCGACCTGCCTGACTATAAAAAAGAGAAAATCAGCGCTGATACCATACATGCTACCGCGATGGCAGCACTACAAGATAGATTTGCCGCTTTAGTAGCAACCGATGAGTTAGTTAATAGCTAA
- the lptG gene encoding LPS export ABC transporter permease LptG, with amino-acid sequence MSALFSKPSNPDSQNAHAKHARKPAKLKVLSRYVKLNALLAIVGAVIGLWALQLVFSYLSELDSLDDSYTMGEAIKYIFYRSPYFLEQFIPTGALLGAVVGLGLLANKSELVVMRAAGVSVYRIVGWVLQPALIFVLLALIINQFVLPHSNQLAKEINDEDSSSLVTSVRGYWTLQPRFESTKDGSAKPDGSDILYIDYADVQGNIGEVKRWHLDNNGNLQTAIHAEGGKYIGREPVNPASSKPSEQYRYEWQLNNMTKLMINQGFESSQAISPSDTLSLPFAPESVYLLTRKAEDLSLTQLYEHRQFMRQQGTRSLSHELAFWQKLLSPLSILSLVIVACSFVFGSLRTHSLGLRIVVALLFGLLFSYVQDLVGFVSLATGFSPLLMVILPIIASAILGGYLLKRQM; translated from the coding sequence ATGAGTGCCTTATTCTCTAAACCGTCCAATCCTGACTCGCAAAACGCTCATGCTAAGCACGCTCGTAAACCTGCCAAACTAAAAGTGCTGAGCCGTTACGTCAAGCTGAACGCTTTGCTCGCAATCGTCGGAGCTGTCATAGGCTTGTGGGCATTACAGCTGGTATTCTCTTATTTATCTGAGCTAGATTCGTTAGATGATAGCTATACGATGGGCGAGGCGATTAAGTATATTTTTTATCGCTCGCCTTATTTTTTAGAGCAATTTATTCCCACTGGCGCATTGCTAGGTGCAGTGGTTGGCTTGGGCTTGCTTGCCAATAAAAGTGAGCTGGTCGTGATGCGCGCCGCTGGCGTCAGCGTTTATCGTATCGTCGGTTGGGTATTGCAGCCTGCTTTGATTTTTGTGTTGCTCGCATTGATTATCAATCAGTTCGTGCTGCCGCACTCTAATCAATTGGCAAAAGAAATCAACGATGAAGACAGTAGTTCATTGGTCACCTCGGTACGCGGTTATTGGACGTTGCAGCCACGCTTTGAGAGTACAAAAGATGGCAGTGCCAAGCCAGATGGTAGCGATATTTTGTATATCGATTATGCTGATGTGCAAGGTAATATCGGCGAAGTTAAACGCTGGCATTTAGACAATAATGGCAATCTGCAAACGGCCATTCACGCTGAGGGTGGTAAATATATTGGTCGTGAACCTGTTAATCCTGCCAGCAGCAAACCGAGCGAGCAATATCGCTATGAGTGGCAGCTGAACAACATGACCAAGCTGATGATTAATCAGGGCTTTGAGAGTAGCCAAGCCATCTCACCGTCAGATACCTTAAGCCTGCCCTTTGCCCCTGAATCGGTGTATCTGCTTACTCGTAAGGCAGAGGATTTGTCATTGACTCAGCTGTATGAGCATCGTCAATTTATGCGCCAACAAGGCACGCGCTCGTTAAGTCATGAGCTGGCTTTTTGGCAAAAACTGCTCTCACCGTTATCGATTCTATCGCTAGTTATAGTTGCCTGCTCATTCGTCTTTGGCTCACTACGTACGCATAGCTTAGGCTTGCGTATCGTCGTGGCATTATTGTTTGGCTTGCTATTTAGTTACGTGCAAGACTTGGTTGGCTTTGTCTCATTGGCGACTGGATTTTCGCCGTTATTAATGGTGATATTACCGATTATCGCCAGTGCGATATTGGGTGGCTATTTGCTTAAACGGCAGATGTAG
- a CDS encoding DNA polymerase III subunit chi: MKVSFYVLTENKAQDFLGFICQLTQTALNKSSQSLLILIEKDDALLSTLDEALWAQDDTSFIPHQRLLDSNLESADIDGVHTDINNQLLAPVLLASYMPADFKGIVLNTTIRPVNNFINATSNTLPTRILELIKPDTVSTEAGRAKYKHYQQLGYELTHFKV; this comes from the coding sequence ATGAAAGTTAGCTTTTATGTATTAACTGAGAATAAAGCCCAAGATTTCTTGGGCTTTATTTGTCAGCTGACCCAGACGGCGCTCAATAAAAGCAGCCAGTCGTTATTGATTCTTATCGAAAAAGACGATGCATTGCTGTCGACGCTTGATGAAGCCCTTTGGGCACAAGACGATACGAGCTTTATACCGCATCAACGCCTTTTAGATTCTAATCTTGAAAGCGCTGATATTGACGGTGTTCATACTGATATTAATAATCAATTATTAGCACCAGTGTTGCTTGCCAGCTATATGCCAGCCGATTTTAAAGGGATCGTACTCAATACTACGATACGTCCCGTTAATAACTTTATAAATGCTACCAGCAATACATTGCCCACTCGTATTTTAGAGCTTATCAAACCTGATACGGTCAGCACTGAGGCAGGACGCGCTAAATATAAGCATTACCAGCAATTAGGGTATGAGCTTACCCATTTCAAAGTTTAG
- the xerD gene encoding site-specific tyrosine recombinase XerD, which yields MSRDRAVQQRQPKALAVDDEPSYITEFRQAMLARGLATRTRNAYVRDLRSCELTNPIALTRWQPDDVLHCLSTLTQEGKTPRTQARMLSSLRQFYLWMIASNLREDNPCERIKSPKLGRPLPKDLAEADVDNLLAAPYTSTALGLRDKAMLEVLYACGLRVSELINLSLEQVNLNAGWLQITGKGNKTRLVPLGEYASDALEDYLTHARGDLIAHLKSGNCQAVFLTAQGGYMTRQNFWYLLKKYAKVAIIDKELSPHTLRHAFATHLLNHGADLRSVQLLLGHSDLSTTQIYTHVATARLQKLHAEHHPRG from the coding sequence ATGAGCCGTGATCGTGCCGTGCAACAGCGCCAACCTAAGGCGCTGGCAGTAGATGACGAACCCAGTTATATCACTGAGTTTCGTCAAGCTATGCTGGCGCGCGGTCTAGCAACGCGTACTCGTAATGCTTATGTCCGCGATTTGCGCTCTTGCGAGCTGACCAATCCTATCGCGCTGACACGCTGGCAGCCTGATGACGTGCTGCACTGCTTATCAACGCTTACTCAAGAAGGCAAAACCCCACGTACCCAAGCACGTATGCTCTCAAGCTTGCGTCAGTTTTATCTGTGGATGATTGCCAGTAATCTGCGTGAAGACAATCCTTGCGAGCGTATCAAAAGCCCAAAGCTTGGTCGTCCATTACCCAAAGATTTAGCCGAAGCGGATGTCGATAATCTACTTGCCGCACCCTATACCAGCACCGCGCTCGGACTGCGTGATAAAGCCATGTTAGAGGTGTTATATGCCTGCGGTCTGCGTGTGAGCGAATTGATTAATCTCTCATTAGAGCAAGTGAATCTAAACGCTGGCTGGCTGCAAATCACGGGCAAAGGGAATAAAACGCGCTTAGTACCACTCGGCGAATATGCCAGTGATGCGCTAGAAGATTATCTAACGCATGCTCGTGGTGATTTGATTGCGCATTTGAAATCAGGAAATTGCCAAGCGGTGTTTTTGACGGCGCAAGGCGGCTATATGACGCGGCAGAACTTTTGGTATTTGCTTAAGAAATATGCCAAAGTCGCTATTATCGATAAAGAGCTATCACCGCATACGCTGCGTCACGCTTTTGCCACGCATCTACTGAATCATGGCGCGGACTTGCGTAGCGTGCAGTTATTACTAGGGCACAGTGATTTATCAACGACGCAAATCTATACCCATGTGGCGACGGCGAGATTGCAGAAATTGCATGCGGAGCATCATCCGCGAGGTTAG
- the sstT gene encoding serine/threonine transporter SstT, with product MHSLIAMYQRIGLVTLIVIGLVLGTLIGWLAPSVGIALGILGTLFVGALKAVAPILVFFLVMAAICQHRSGNKVYVKPVLFLYLIGTFIAALVAVGASFLFPTELTLVNATIEQVPPANLKEVLNNLLLSLVANPVAALANANYIGILAWAVIMGIALRQAGETTRSTVNDIADAISKVVKWVIALAPFGILGLVANTVADTGFTALLGYARILLVLIGCMLFIALVTNPLLVYLKTGKNPYPLVFTCLRESGITAFFTRSSAANIPINMNLASKLGLHENTYSVTLPLGATINMAGAAITINVLTLAAANTLGIEVTFGSALLLSIVATISAGGTSGVAGGSLLLIPLAASLFNIPDDIALQVVAIGFIISVLQDSAETALNSSTDVLFTAAADPKYAR from the coding sequence ATGCATTCATTAATAGCGATGTACCAACGAATCGGATTGGTAACGCTGATTGTTATCGGCTTAGTACTAGGTACTTTGATAGGATGGCTGGCGCCAAGTGTGGGTATTGCCTTAGGTATTTTGGGGACTCTGTTCGTAGGTGCCCTAAAAGCTGTTGCCCCTATACTGGTATTTTTTTTAGTGATGGCTGCTATCTGTCAACATCGTAGCGGGAATAAGGTCTATGTAAAACCGGTGCTGTTTTTATATCTGATAGGCACTTTTATAGCCGCTTTGGTCGCTGTTGGTGCCAGCTTTTTATTCCCAACCGAATTGACGTTAGTGAATGCGACCATCGAGCAAGTACCGCCAGCAAACTTAAAAGAAGTATTGAACAATTTATTACTCAGTCTCGTCGCCAATCCAGTTGCTGCCCTAGCCAATGCTAATTATATCGGTATATTAGCTTGGGCCGTTATTATGGGTATTGCGCTACGACAAGCTGGCGAGACGACTCGCAGCACTGTCAATGACATTGCAGATGCCATCTCAAAAGTAGTCAAATGGGTCATCGCACTAGCACCTTTTGGTATTTTAGGATTAGTCGCCAATACCGTTGCTGATACTGGCTTTACTGCGTTATTGGGCTATGCACGAATTTTGCTAGTATTGATAGGCTGTATGTTGTTTATTGCTTTGGTGACTAACCCTCTCCTCGTATACTTAAAAACGGGTAAAAACCCTTATCCACTGGTATTCACCTGCTTACGCGAATCTGGTATTACTGCGTTTTTTACCCGTAGCTCTGCTGCCAATATTCCTATCAATATGAACCTTGCTAGCAAATTAGGGTTACATGAAAATACTTATTCAGTCACCCTGCCATTAGGCGCCACTATTAATATGGCAGGTGCCGCTATTACTATTAATGTGTTAACCCTTGCAGCCGCGAATACACTCGGTATTGAAGTGACCTTTGGCTCAGCATTACTGCTAAGTATAGTCGCTACAATCAGTGCTGGCGGTACCTCTGGCGTCGCTGGTGGCTCATTACTACTCATTCCTTTGGCGGCCAGTTTATTCAATATTCCTGATGATATTGCGCTACAAGTGGTGGCTATTGGCTTTATTATTAGTGTGCTGCAAGACTCCGCAGAGACCGCATTGAACTCATCAACAGACGTCTTGTTTACTGCCGCTGCTGATCCAAAATATGCACGCTAA
- a CDS encoding LPS export ABC transporter permease LptF, protein MTQQVASTTALVLGFLVVMMLGGRLIRYFGIAAEGNLDISLLFTIIGYNLPYFLELILPLAFFIALMLVFGRLYVDQEMAVINASGVSRGKLARLMTPLILALFVGEAALSIVGKPWGVRSSESVWQQQALTSAFDLIRPNEFISSGNYHLYVGSLSDDKKQLQDVILIQSEPEKKGSAAKNNTAKEAAVDVKNTIDPETAEQLNISDMPNMPTAITNNTNISKDTITLAKRAEQVDTGNSGVTQLDLFQGRRYEVGAGSLKYNQVGFDRYRITLTESSKEVITEDNIETQAIGPLWRAATGGTASSGNSLRVAQSELGYRLALPWLMIIAPMLAVPLAQVRPRQGRWLRLFPSILLFVSCALGIISLKNAVSKGSVSVWAYAWLILGFMALALYMNWGSRVQHRLRFRKPKNTPLTVADHQSSGSQGGQS, encoded by the coding sequence ATGACTCAACAAGTTGCCTCAACGACCGCATTGGTTTTGGGGTTTTTAGTGGTGATGATGCTGGGCGGTCGTTTGATCCGTTACTTTGGGATTGCCGCAGAAGGCAATTTAGATATCAGCTTGTTATTTACCATCATTGGTTATAATTTGCCGTACTTTTTAGAGCTTATCCTGCCATTAGCATTTTTTATCGCTCTCATGCTGGTATTCGGGCGGCTGTATGTCGATCAAGAAATGGCGGTGATTAATGCCAGTGGGGTGTCGCGTGGTAAACTTGCCCGTTTGATGACGCCTTTAATCCTGGCGTTGTTCGTTGGGGAAGCAGCTTTATCTATCGTTGGTAAACCGTGGGGCGTACGCTCATCGGAAAGTGTCTGGCAACAGCAGGCATTGACCAGTGCTTTTGATTTAATTCGTCCCAATGAATTTATTAGTAGTGGCAATTATCATTTGTATGTGGGCAGCTTGAGCGATGATAAAAAGCAATTGCAAGATGTGATATTAATTCAATCTGAGCCTGAAAAAAAGGGCAGTGCCGCTAAAAACAACACTGCTAAAGAGGCTGCCGTCGATGTTAAAAATACCATCGATCCCGAAACAGCTGAGCAATTAAATATTTCAGACATGCCAAATATGCCAACTGCGATTACTAATAATACCAACATCAGCAAAGATACTATTACGTTGGCTAAGCGTGCCGAGCAAGTAGACACGGGTAATAGCGGTGTGACCCAATTGGACTTGTTCCAAGGGCGTCGTTATGAAGTCGGTGCTGGCAGTCTGAAATACAATCAAGTGGGCTTTGATCGTTACCGCATTACGTTGACAGAATCCTCAAAAGAAGTCATCACCGAAGATAATATCGAAACGCAAGCGATTGGACCATTATGGCGAGCCGCGACGGGTGGTACGGCAAGTAGTGGCAACTCGCTGCGTGTGGCACAAAGTGAGCTTGGCTATCGTTTGGCATTGCCGTGGTTGATGATCATTGCACCAATGCTCGCTGTACCACTGGCGCAAGTACGTCCGCGTCAAGGTCGCTGGTTGCGCCTATTTCCTTCTATTTTATTGTTTGTCAGCTGTGCGCTGGGTATTATTTCACTCAAAAACGCTGTTAGCAAAGGCAGTGTGAGCGTCTGGGCATATGCGTGGCTCATTTTAGGATTTATGGCATTGGCGCTTTATATGAATTGGGGTAGCCGTGTGCAGCATCGATTACGCTTTCGCAAACCGAAGAACACGCCTTTAACGGTTGCCGATCATCAGAGCAGTGGCTCACAAGGAGGGCAGTCCTAA
- a CDS encoding class I SAM-dependent methyltransferase, giving the protein MSHRPPADLLKNAQHWREDINFRQDVLGKPFDFSTTWGIFSPQKLDDGSLMLLDYIDFEADDDSIDLGCGYGVLGMTAARECPNGLHTLIDKDFMAVEYARRNCEKNGLKNVDVHLSNGFNHVAKDKDFSLVMSNLPAKVGKEQHYLYFLDAYARMRKGGRFYVVTINGLRQFMKRSFTEVFGNSEKIKQGKTYTITMATKD; this is encoded by the coding sequence ATGAGCCATAGACCACCTGCTGACCTATTAAAAAACGCCCAACATTGGCGCGAAGACATTAATTTTCGCCAAGACGTACTGGGTAAGCCATTTGATTTTTCGACCACGTGGGGCATTTTTTCACCGCAAAAGCTCGATGACGGTAGCTTGATGCTGCTTGATTACATTGATTTTGAAGCGGACGATGACTCGATCGATTTGGGCTGTGGTTACGGCGTACTCGGTATGACGGCAGCGCGTGAATGTCCGAATGGTCTGCATACGCTTATTGATAAAGATTTTATGGCAGTCGAATATGCGCGCCGTAACTGTGAGAAAAACGGTCTAAAAAATGTCGATGTGCATTTATCAAATGGCTTCAATCACGTGGCAAAAGACAAAGACTTTAGCTTGGTGATGTCAAACTTGCCAGCCAAAGTCGGTAAAGAGCAGCATTATTTATATTTCCTCGATGCCTATGCCCGTATGCGTAAAGGTGGGCGTTTTTACGTGGTCACCATCAATGGCTTGCGTCAGTTTATGAAGCGCTCGTTTACCGAAGTGTTTGGCAACAGCGAAAAGATCAAACAAGGCAAAACCTATACGATTACCATGGCGACCAAAGACTAA
- a CDS encoding leucyl aminopeptidase, with protein MNIKLTQTLPKTHTQKILKKEAKSKDAACLVVLIDDKKNILAESVLSDYQTRIEQLIEVSHFNGKACETVADYALAGDKKTTKENPVQLLLVGVGNVDKLRHSVLEKIAKTIYKSTQKRVDSITVALGDSLEENQFSQFALSLLAASYRFDKYKSEQQTPVLTDIYLLAESSLEDSLDFAQAVFTGQSLTRDVANEPGNICFPAYMAEQAQELAATYPDLLKVTVLGEDEMSALGMNCFLSVAQGSTKEGKLVLMEYRGKSNFSVNADAVTSKATTNSAKVAGGLKALADKLPTKAASKKAAKNADQNSEDNVQTTNDDAPIVLVGKGVTFDSGGISIKPGAAMDEMKFDMGGSAAVLGTLKALCEARLPINVVGALACAENMPSGEATRPGDIIIAMNGKSVEILNTDAEGRLVLCDTLCYVQKYYKPKAIIDVATLTGACVVALGYVRSAVFSNDEDVLFDLENASNLSGDLIWHMPMDDEYQAQIDSPIADIQNIGGKGAGAVTAACFLSRFIEEGQAWAHLDIAGTAWISGQDKAATGRPVPLFMQYLKNSANMA; from the coding sequence ATGAATATTAAATTAACCCAAACACTGCCAAAAACCCATACGCAAAAAATCCTCAAAAAAGAAGCGAAAAGTAAAGACGCGGCCTGCCTCGTCGTCTTAATCGATGATAAGAAAAACATCTTAGCTGAGTCAGTATTGAGCGATTATCAAACCCGTATTGAGCAATTAATTGAAGTATCACACTTTAACGGCAAAGCTTGTGAAACCGTCGCTGACTATGCGCTAGCGGGTGATAAAAAAACCACCAAAGAAAATCCAGTACAGCTATTATTGGTCGGTGTGGGTAATGTTGATAAATTGCGTCATAGCGTTCTAGAAAAAATTGCCAAGACCATTTATAAGAGCACTCAAAAACGCGTCGACTCTATCACTGTGGCGTTAGGTGATAGCTTAGAAGAGAACCAGTTTAGTCAATTTGCGCTGAGCCTACTGGCAGCAAGCTATCGTTTTGACAAGTACAAATCTGAGCAGCAAACGCCTGTTTTAACGGATATCTACTTATTGGCAGAGTCGTCTTTAGAAGATTCATTAGACTTTGCACAAGCGGTCTTTACTGGTCAAAGCTTGACCCGTGATGTCGCTAATGAGCCGGGTAACATCTGTTTCCCAGCATATATGGCAGAACAAGCACAAGAATTGGCAGCCACTTATCCTGACCTCTTAAAAGTCACGGTACTTGGCGAAGACGAGATGTCAGCACTGGGTATGAACTGCTTCTTGTCGGTCGCGCAAGGCTCTACCAAAGAAGGTAAGCTGGTACTGATGGAGTATCGTGGCAAGTCTAATTTTAGCGTCAATGCTGATGCCGTTACTAGCAAAGCCACTACCAACAGCGCAAAAGTAGCTGGCGGTCTCAAAGCCTTGGCTGATAAATTACCAACCAAAGCTGCTAGCAAAAAAGCCGCTAAAAATGCTGACCAAAATAGCGAAGACAATGTCCAAACTACAAATGATGATGCACCTATCGTTCTTGTTGGTAAGGGTGTCACCTTTGATTCAGGTGGTATCTCAATCAAACCGGGTGCGGCGATGGATGAGATGAAATTTGATATGGGCGGTTCTGCTGCGGTACTTGGTACCCTAAAAGCACTATGTGAAGCGCGTCTACCTATCAATGTTGTCGGTGCACTAGCTTGTGCTGAAAATATGCCATCAGGAGAGGCGACGCGCCCTGGCGATATCATCATAGCTATGAACGGTAAGTCCGTTGAAATCCTGAATACCGATGCTGAAGGTCGTTTAGTATTGTGCGATACCTTATGCTACGTACAGAAGTATTATAAGCCAAAAGCCATCATTGATGTCGCAACCTTGACTGGTGCTTGTGTGGTTGCGTTGGGTTATGTACGCTCGGCAGTCTTTAGTAATGACGAAGATGTGTTGTTTGACTTAGAAAACGCCAGTAACCTATCAGGCGACCTTATCTGGCACATGCCGATGGATGACGAATATCAAGCGCAGATTGACTCACCTATCGCTGATATTCAAAATATCGGTGGTAAAGGTGCTGGTGCTGTGACTGCTGCCTGTTTCTTATCGCGCTTCATCGAAGAAGGTCAAGCATGGGCGCATTTAGACATCGCTGGTACGGCATGGATTTCGGGTCAAGACAAAGCCGCGACTGGTCGTCCTGTGCCATTATTCATGCAATACCTAAAAAATAGCGCAAATATGGCATAA